Proteins encoded together in one Chryseobacterium sp. G0201 window:
- a CDS encoding TonB-dependent receptor, translating into MQTSFFKIAAASAALCFSTLAVAQQKYSVSGTVKDQKNGELLIGVTVKVAEDPSINVVANEYGFYSLSLPEGNYRMIISYPGYKDFEQNIKVDQNVKLDLPLIQEEKQERTANIDEVIISGVKKDKNLSTAQMGTETLSIKNIEKLPVLFGEKDVMKTIQLLPGIKSNGEGSSGFSVRGGATDQNLILLDEAPVYNASHLLGFFSTFNSDALKDASIIKGNSPAQYGGRLSSVMDVKMKDGNNKDYNVNGGIGLISSRLSVEGPIQKEKSSFIVSGRRTYADLFLKSTDDFKDSKLYFYDLNLKANYQVNENNRLYLSGYFGRDVLGLGDTFSTDWGNTTATLRWNSIINSKLFSNTSLIYSNYNYKVSLKSNDNTFGLDSQIEDWNLKQDFTWFAGNKHSVRFGLQSIYHTITPSSASGTSVSSFPRNPRSSWENAVYINDDFKATEKLTVNYGLRLSSFSVLGGDTFNSYENGVLTDSRFLEKGKFGKTYVNLEPRITANYRINEVSSVKGGYSRNTQNLHLLSNSSSGNPTDQWIGSSYSVKPEIADQISLGYSRNFNNNNYEINAEVYYKSMQNQIDFKNGAQISFDTAADVESELLFGKGRAYGLELIAKKKSGKLTGWISYTLSKTERKIDGINDNEWYNARMDKTHDLSIVATYELNKKWSLSGLFLYSTGNAVTFPTGKYELNGQTIFQYSRRNDDRMPAYHRMDLSATYEPESTKRFKGSWSFGIYNVYGRENAYTITFEDNPNNPGTTRAMQTSLFRWVPNITYNFKF; encoded by the coding sequence ATGCAAACATCTTTTTTTAAAATCGCGGCGGCTTCAGCTGCGCTCTGTTTCAGTACTTTAGCTGTAGCGCAGCAGAAATACTCGGTAAGCGGAACTGTAAAAGACCAAAAAAACGGCGAATTACTGATCGGAGTGACCGTAAAAGTAGCTGAAGATCCATCAATCAACGTTGTTGCTAATGAATACGGATTCTATTCTTTATCCCTGCCGGAGGGAAATTACAGAATGATCATTTCCTATCCGGGTTACAAAGATTTTGAACAGAATATAAAAGTTGATCAGAATGTCAAGCTGGACCTTCCTTTAATTCAGGAAGAAAAACAGGAAAGAACTGCCAATATCGATGAGGTTATTATTTCCGGGGTTAAAAAAGATAAAAACCTTTCAACCGCTCAAATGGGTACAGAAACGTTGAGCATCAAAAATATAGAAAAATTGCCGGTGTTATTTGGTGAAAAAGATGTGATGAAGACAATCCAGCTTTTACCGGGGATTAAAAGTAACGGTGAAGGAAGCAGCGGATTTAGTGTAAGAGGAGGCGCAACCGATCAGAATTTAATATTATTGGATGAAGCGCCTGTTTATAATGCTTCGCACTTGCTTGGTTTTTTCAGCACTTTCAACAGTGATGCATTAAAAGATGCAAGTATCATTAAAGGAAACAGCCCGGCACAATATGGCGGACGACTTTCTTCGGTGATGGATGTTAAAATGAAGGACGGAAATAATAAAGATTACAACGTCAATGGAGGAATCGGTTTAATAAGCAGCAGACTGAGCGTGGAAGGGCCAATTCAAAAGGAAAAATCATCATTCATTGTTTCTGGAAGAAGAACGTACGCAGATTTATTTCTGAAATCAACCGACGATTTTAAAGACAGCAAACTGTATTTTTATGATCTTAATTTAAAAGCAAATTATCAGGTTAATGAAAATAACCGTCTTTATTTATCAGGATATTTTGGAAGAGACGTTTTAGGATTAGGCGATACTTTTTCGACAGATTGGGGAAATACTACGGCAACACTTCGTTGGAACAGTATTATCAATAGTAAATTATTCTCCAACACGTCTTTAATTTACAGCAACTATAATTATAAAGTAAGTTTAAAAAGCAACGACAATACATTCGGACTCGATTCTCAGATCGAAGATTGGAATCTTAAACAGGATTTCACATGGTTTGCAGGAAATAAACATTCGGTTCGTTTTGGCTTACAGTCTATTTATCATACGATTACGCCTAGCAGTGCTTCGGGAACAAGCGTGAGCAGTTTTCCGAGAAATCCCAGATCTTCATGGGAAAATGCAGTCTATATCAATGATGATTTTAAAGCAACTGAAAAATTAACTGTTAATTATGGTTTAAGGCTTTCAAGTTTCAGTGTTTTAGGGGGTGATACGTTTAATAGTTATGAAAACGGAGTTCTTACAGACAGCAGATTTTTAGAAAAAGGAAAATTCGGGAAAACATATGTAAATCTTGAACCGCGTATTACGGCAAACTACCGTATTAATGAAGTGAGCAGTGTAAAAGGAGGGTATTCCAGAAACACGCAGAACTTACATTTGTTGAGCAACAGCAGCAGCGGAAATCCTACCGATCAATGGATTGGAAGCAGTTATAGTGTAAAGCCTGAAATTGCAGATCAGATAAGTTTGGGATACAGCAGGAATTTCAATAACAATAATTATGAAATTAATGCGGAGGTGTATTACAAATCAATGCAAAATCAGATCGATTTTAAAAATGGAGCTCAAATCTCATTTGATACCGCTGCAGATGTTGAAAGTGAATTGCTCTTCGGTAAAGGAAGAGCCTATGGTTTAGAATTAATTGCTAAAAAGAAAAGCGGTAAACTAACGGGCTGGATATCTTATACCTTATCAAAAACAGAACGAAAAATAGACGGCATCAACGATAACGAATGGTACAATGCTAGAATGGATAAAACCCATGATCTTTCCATCGTTGCAACCTATGAATTGAACAAAAAATGGTCTCTTTCAGGATTATTCCTTTACAGTACAGGGAATGCGGTGACTTTCCCAACCGGAAAATATGAGCTGAACGGGCAAACAATATTCCAGTACAGCAGGAGAAATGACGACAGAATGCCTGCCTATCACAGAATGGATTTGAGCGCAACCTATGAACCGGAATCCACAAAACGTTTCAAAGGTTCTTGGTCATTCGGAATTTATAATGTTTATGGTCGTGAAAACGCCTACACGATTACTTTTGAAGATAATCCGAACAATCCGGGAACAACCCGCGCAATGCAGACGTCATTATTCCGTTGGGTACCAAACATCACTTACAATTTCAAATTTTAA
- a CDS encoding helix-turn-helix domain-containing protein, protein MEVLSNFQYKKLFLPNITEKILSNNADIQLYRLEDYLKGILMPVIPYRTTFNFIIFITNGHIKQYLDNQEFQAEKGGVIYIKQGTITATIELSDDAEGFFLAYENNILTEQELPKHKTSIFFMPPFINLDTLTYGTVMQLLTIMEQELWLNSLNLNEVIVTMLHLILVKILSTDSNNHHKSASRPMELSLQFREILFKYHVGEKRVAFYADKLSVTENYLTKCIKNVTQKSPKQWINEMDINYSKALLHSSKDIAEIAYDLNFHTASHFTQLFKKITGITPKEYRIQFLKDKMIVS, encoded by the coding sequence ATGGAAGTACTTTCCAATTTTCAATATAAAAAGCTTTTTCTCCCAAATATTACAGAGAAAATCCTGTCCAACAACGCAGATATACAGCTTTACAGGCTTGAGGATTATCTTAAAGGGATTCTTATGCCTGTAATTCCTTATCGAACTACTTTTAATTTTATCATTTTTATTACCAATGGTCATATCAAGCAGTATCTGGATAATCAGGAATTTCAGGCTGAGAAAGGTGGAGTTATTTATATTAAACAGGGAACGATTACGGCAACGATAGAATTGTCTGATGATGCTGAAGGTTTTTTCTTGGCTTACGAAAATAATATTTTAACCGAGCAGGAGCTTCCCAAGCATAAAACCAGTATTTTTTTCATGCCTCCTTTCATTAATTTGGATACACTTACTTATGGAACTGTCATGCAGCTTCTTACCATTATGGAACAGGAATTATGGCTTAATAGTCTGAACTTGAATGAAGTGATTGTTACCATGCTCCATCTTATTTTAGTTAAAATATTAAGTACAGATTCCAACAACCATCATAAATCTGCCAGCCGTCCAATGGAATTGTCTCTTCAGTTCCGGGAAATTTTGTTTAAATATCATGTGGGCGAAAAAAGAGTTGCTTTTTATGCAGATAAATTGTCTGTTACAGAAAATTATCTTACCAAATGCATAAAAAATGTAACACAGAAGTCACCCAAACAATGGATCAACGAAATGGATATTAATTATAGCAAAGCTTTGTTACATTCAAGTAAAGATATAGCGGAGATTGCTTATGACCTTAATTTTCATACAGCTTCCCATTTTACCCAGCTTTTTAAAAAAATTACAGGAATTACCCCTAAAGAATACAGAATACAATTTTTGAAAGATAAAATGATCGTTTCCTAA
- a CDS encoding DUF4249 domain-containing protein, giving the protein MKNTFFIILSLFLLTSCEKEIDLDLDNKAGNIVIEANITNQPGPYFVRITKSVAFTENNQYPAVTNAQVILSDNTGQTETLQYVSDGQYKTTAFTGVVGRTYTLKIQAEGKEYTAQSTMPQEVSFDGLTQDSFVFGGTTTYTLLPVFTDPQALGNRYLFNFTVNDKPKKTFEVFSDNVNNGLPNQRPLLLPNDDGDDPDDVLVVVGDTIHVEMQSIDNNIFTFYSALLQISGDGGPGGGVTPSNPPSNINNGALGYFSAHTISKRSIVIE; this is encoded by the coding sequence ATGAAGAATACATTTTTTATCATATTATCCCTGTTTCTATTAACGTCTTGCGAAAAAGAGATCGACTTAGACCTCGATAATAAAGCTGGAAACATCGTCATAGAAGCTAATATCACCAATCAACCCGGTCCTTATTTTGTGAGAATAACAAAATCTGTGGCCTTTACAGAAAACAATCAATATCCTGCAGTTACCAATGCTCAGGTTATTTTAAGTGATAATACAGGTCAGACCGAAACTTTACAATATGTTAGCGACGGACAATATAAAACTACAGCTTTCACCGGAGTAGTAGGAAGAACTTATACCTTGAAAATCCAAGCAGAAGGAAAAGAATATACCGCTCAAAGTACGATGCCTCAAGAAGTAAGTTTTGATGGATTGACGCAGGATTCTTTTGTGTTTGGAGGTACGACTACTTATACACTTTTACCTGTTTTTACTGATCCTCAGGCATTAGGAAATCGTTATTTATTTAATTTTACGGTTAATGACAAACCTAAAAAGACATTTGAAGTTTTTTCAGATAATGTAAATAATGGATTGCCGAATCAGCGACCTCTTTTACTTCCAAACGATGATGGCGATGATCCGGATGATGTTTTAGTTGTTGTAGGAGACACAATCCACGTTGAAATGCAGAGTATTGACAATAATATTTTTACTTTTTACAGTGCTCTTCTTCAGATTTCGGGAGATGGCGGTCCCGGTGGAGGTGTTACGCCTTCCAATCCTCCAAGTAATATTAATAACGGAGCTTTGGGATATTTTTCAGCACATACGATTAGTAAAAGAAGTATTGTGATTGAATAG
- a CDS encoding TonB-dependent receptor, producing MKRAQIMVAFLVLIMNGVAMAQEKGTEKQSFIKDADDKFPISDALIKYNHGNDHTHSGSDGSFKFNVQSFPDTLVINRNGYDEVKLVINNDEDKNKVIFLQHKPFQISEVEINHSSFLSAITKVDLNKFPVNSAQDLLRKVPGLFIAQHAGGGKAEQLFLRGFDADHGTDVSVNVDGMPVNIVSHAHGQGYSDLHFIIPETVNNIDFGKGAYYIDRGDFDTAGYVDFQTYDKLKNSMVKLEGGSFNSKRMLGMFNIINDPNKRQNAYVAAEYNYTDGPFDVKQNFNRVNIFGKYNQWITDKDYFNIQFSTFNSSWNASGQIPERAVNEGIIDRWGSIDPTEGGSTSRTNLQMNYKHIISPSEQIEAMAWYSKYDFNLYSDFTFYLKDKDHGDEIEQKDGRNIYGTEIKYTKSFSLPNSALNWISGVGFRNDDINTLQLNHVYHRDLLLDKMADVNGTETNLHAYSGLIWKTGKWTINPALRVDHFIFNMHNLLDYDQLPSGQSSEGTRLSPKLNFSYAANDKVMWFLKTGMGFHSNDMRVVVQEKDAKTLPYSIGGDLGVRLHPFKSLIITPTIWYLALQQEFVYVGDDAVVEPSGRSRRYGADLGIRFQPLENLYLNADINYSHARFVDEQKGENYVPLAPVITSTGSVNWDFLNGFSLGLQYRYLGDRPAVEDNSLRTKAYFVNDLVLSYNRAKWGANLQINNLFNVKWNEAQFATETQLKNEAEPITDITYTPGIPFGVKMGVFYKF from the coding sequence ATGAAGAGAGCTCAAATAATGGTTGCCTTTCTTGTCTTAATAATGAACGGAGTGGCTATGGCGCAGGAAAAAGGAACGGAAAAACAATCATTTATTAAAGATGCAGATGATAAATTTCCGATTAGTGATGCTTTGATAAAATACAATCATGGGAATGATCATACGCATTCTGGATCTGACGGATCATTTAAATTTAATGTTCAGTCGTTTCCGGATACTTTGGTTATCAATCGTAACGGATATGATGAGGTGAAATTGGTGATTAATAACGATGAAGATAAAAACAAAGTTATTTTTCTTCAGCATAAGCCTTTTCAGATCTCTGAAGTAGAGATTAATCACAGTTCGTTTCTTTCGGCTATCACAAAGGTTGATTTGAACAAATTTCCTGTAAATTCTGCTCAGGATCTGTTACGAAAAGTTCCGGGACTGTTTATCGCCCAACATGCAGGAGGAGGAAAAGCAGAACAGCTTTTTTTAAGAGGTTTTGATGCCGATCACGGAACCGATGTCAGCGTAAATGTAGACGGAATGCCCGTAAATATTGTCTCACATGCTCATGGACAGGGATATTCAGATCTCCATTTTATTATTCCGGAAACGGTTAATAATATCGATTTCGGAAAAGGAGCCTACTATATTGATCGCGGAGATTTTGATACTGCAGGTTACGTTGACTTTCAGACGTATGATAAGCTGAAAAACAGCATGGTAAAGCTGGAAGGAGGTTCTTTTAACTCAAAAAGAATGTTGGGAATGTTTAATATCATCAATGATCCGAATAAAAGACAAAACGCTTATGTTGCAGCAGAATACAACTACACCGATGGTCCGTTTGATGTAAAACAAAACTTCAACAGGGTAAATATTTTCGGAAAATATAACCAATGGATTACCGATAAAGATTATTTTAATATTCAGTTTTCTACATTCAATTCTTCATGGAATGCTTCCGGACAGATTCCTGAACGTGCCGTAAATGAAGGAATTATCGATCGCTGGGGAAGTATCGATCCTACAGAAGGTGGAAGTACTTCACGAACCAATCTTCAGATGAATTACAAGCATATCATCTCTCCATCCGAGCAGATTGAAGCGATGGCTTGGTATTCTAAATATGATTTTAATCTGTATTCTGACTTTACATTTTATTTAAAAGATAAAGATCACGGCGATGAAATCGAGCAGAAAGACGGAAGAAATATATACGGAACCGAAATTAAATATACCAAAAGTTTTTCTCTGCCAAACAGCGCATTAAACTGGATCTCAGGAGTAGGATTCCGAAATGATGATATTAATACATTACAGCTTAATCATGTGTATCACAGAGATTTATTATTGGATAAAATGGCTGATGTTAACGGAACAGAAACTAATCTCCATGCTTATTCCGGATTAATCTGGAAAACAGGAAAATGGACGATTAATCCTGCCTTGAGAGTTGATCATTTTATATTTAATATGCATAATTTATTGGATTATGATCAGCTGCCTTCCGGACAGTCATCTGAAGGAACAAGATTAAGTCCAAAACTTAATTTTTCCTATGCTGCTAATGACAAGGTTATGTGGTTTTTGAAAACAGGAATGGGATTCCATTCCAACGACATGAGAGTGGTTGTTCAAGAAAAAGATGCGAAAACTTTACCATATTCTATCGGCGGAGATCTTGGAGTTAGATTACATCCTTTCAAATCGTTAATTATTACGCCGACAATCTGGTATCTGGCTTTACAACAGGAGTTTGTGTATGTGGGAGATGATGCTGTGGTTGAGCCTTCCGGAAGATCAAGACGTTACGGTGCCGATTTAGGAATCCGTTTTCAACCGTTAGAAAATCTGTATCTGAATGCCGATATTAATTATTCTCATGCCCGATTTGTGGATGAACAAAAAGGGGAGAATTATGTTCCGTTAGCTCCGGTAATAACGAGCACAGGTTCCGTAAACTGGGATTTTCTGAATGGTTTTTCTCTTGGATTACAATACCGTTATTTGGGTGATAGGCCTGCAGTTGAAGATAACAGTCTTCGTACGAAAGCTTATTTTGTGAATGATCTTGTGCTTTCTTACAATCGTGCAAAATGGGGTGCTAATCTACAGATCAACAACCTTTTCAACGTAAAATGGAATGAAGCCCAATTTGCTACAGAAACCCAATTGAAAAATGAAGCCGAACCTATTACGGATATTACCTACACTCCGGGAATTCCTTTTGGAGTAAAAATGGGTGTGTTTTATAAGTTTTAA